Proteins encoded together in one Megalops cyprinoides isolate fMegCyp1 chromosome 20, fMegCyp1.pri, whole genome shotgun sequence window:
- the theg gene encoding theg spermatid protein, with product MATRIEELAKPKPDLLKYPDRRSVYWLDELPKKSKRSTTCFELTPRWFHLTQRKTLHPGFQQNSILHASSHIIPSPLPPAPFVSAQTALCLTPALSSLSLRLVLRPSPMWEVNAAALTASASDRVCSLAAHRLPAAGWEPDRPLLDTLSAAVRSAVPTDRICQLAHPKKVETLPPRNVLWSSSPGLQPRTPSARIHLLASECPASLHFCGLPKPVHPGYHLDRPVSWPVPAPVREAVVSDRVRLLAQPKPRVALFEGFNPFRVRQSARNAQASPRILELSVPLPRKCKAK from the exons ATGGCCACCCGTATAGAAGAGCTCGCCAAACCTAAGCCCGACCTCCTAAAATACCCTGACCG TCGCTCAGTATATTGGCTAGATGAACTCCCTAAGAAATCAAAGAGATCCACAACCTGCTTTG AGCTCACACCTCGCTGGTTCCATCTGACTCAGCGAAAGACACTTCATCCAGGTTTCCAGCAGAACAG TATCTTGCACGCGTCCTCTCACATAATcccatcccctctccctccagcccccTTTGTTTCTGCACAAACAG ctctctgtctcactcctgCTCtgtcgtctctctctctccgtcttgTTCTCAGGCCATCTCCAATGTGGGAGGTGAACGCGGCAGCACTGACAGCCAGTGCCTCTGATCGCGTTTGCTCCCTCGCCGCGCATCGTCTGCCCGCTGCAGGCTGGGAGCCTgatcgccccctgctggacaca CTGAGTGCAGCTGTACGCAGTGCAGTGCCCACTGACCGAATCTGCCAGTTAGCTCACCCTAAGAAAGTGGAAACCCTTCCTCCCAGAAACGTGTTGTGGTCCTCCTCGCCTGGCCTGCAGCCTCGAACCCCCTCTGCTCGCATTCATCTCCTTGCCAGTGAGTGCCCGGCTTCGTTACACTTCTGTGGTC TGCCAAAGCCTGTACATCCTGGGTACCATTTGGACCGGCCAGTGTCATGGCCAGTACCGGCTCCTGTACGAGAGGCAGTGGTCAGCGACCGGGTGCGGCTGTTAGCCCAGCCCAAACCGAGGGTGGCACTGTTCGAGGGATTCAACCCCTTCCGTGTTCGCCAGTCAGCCCGCAATGCCCAGGCGTCGCCTCGGATCCTGGAGCTGAGCGTACCACTGCCACgcaaatgcaaagcaaagtAG